In the genome of Phlebotomus papatasi isolate M1 chromosome 2, Ppap_2.1, whole genome shotgun sequence, one region contains:
- the LOC129801914 gene encoding epidermal growth factor-like protein 8: MAKYWISFLFIVGISILPKVASILNHKHQNNSHPLKLTLINSSGFNRHPWWQMTTERSAVTFSTLASNPFTWNNAVETTTTPSPSTQSPHRSHRSGHHHKSHIRRHVCPERKTIHVPVKTKEIFNKPTLRQFSEPCTNQNLCTGVRIVHEPAYRDVIRHHSAHHIVYNCCPGWERIHANSSGCNKPVCRLGCKNGGKCVKPDICSCKSGFIGASCELDLNECKEEKPCDQMCFNTEGSYYCTCREGFVLQPDRQSCKKIDDDETALEAREMDVNDVDYDEINARLVKLEKHSSQTELLEKKFRQALEKVESMNTRLDMLERRQYEINYFREKLKSYELQSKKVENLINLWYKCQKHPHLYCP; the protein is encoded by the exons ATGGCAAAATACTGGATCAGTTTTCTATTTATCGTGGGAATCTCAATATTGCCCAAAGTAGCATCTATACTCAATCATAAGCACCAGAACAATTCACATCCactaaaattaacactaatCAACTCAAGTGGATTCAATCGTCACCCTTGGTGGCAAATGACAACGGAGAGGTCAGCTGTTACCTTCTCAACTCTTGCCAGTAATCCATTCACGTGGAATAATGCAGTAGAAACGACTACAACACCATCCCCATCCACACAAAGTCCCCACAGATCTCACCGATCGGGACATCATCATAAAAGCCATATTAG ACGACACGTTTGTCCAGAGAGGAAAACAATTCACGTTCCAGTGAAAACAAAAGAGATTTTCAATAAGCCAACATTGCGTCAATTCTCTGAACCCTGCACAAATCAAAACCTCTGCACTGGGGTTCGAATTGTACATGAACCAGCATACAGGGATGTTATACGCCACCATAGTGCCCACCACATTGTGTACAACTGTTGTCCGGGTTGGGAGAGGATTCATGCCAACAGCAGTGGTTGCAACAAGC CGGTATGCAGACTAGGATGCAAGAATGGTGGAAAATGCGTTAAACCAGACATTTGTAGTTGCAAAAGTGGATTTATTGGAGCTTCATGCGAGCTAGATTTAAATGAATGCAAGGAGGAAAAACCTTGTGATCAGATGTGCTTCAACACTGAAGGATCCTACTACTGCACCTGTCGTGAGGGATTTGTTCTTCAGCCAGATAGACAGAGCTGTAAAAAAATAG aCGATGACGAAACTGCGCTGGAAGCCAGAGAAATGGATGTGAATGACGTTGACTATGACGAAATCAATGCTAGGCTCGTTAAATTGGAAAAGCATTCATCTCAGACGGAGCTTTTGGAGAAGAAATTTCGTCAAGCATTAGAAAAGGTGGAATCGATGAATACACGCTTGGATATGTTGGAACGGAGACAATACGAAATCAATTACTTCAGAGAGAAGTTAAAGTCCTATGAACTTCAGTCGAAAAAAGTggagaatttaattaatttgtggTACAAGTGTCAAAAACATCCTCATTTATACTGCCCGTAG